Proteins from a single region of Mytilus trossulus isolate FHL-02 chromosome 2, PNRI_Mtr1.1.1.hap1, whole genome shotgun sequence:
- the LOC134705379 gene encoding uncharacterized protein LOC134705379 produces the protein MDRYRGTHFGFRIPMITLPIGCLFQLISLASPYWVKIKVSNLLQTVDYHSGLWRVCLTINKEESECSSDISDSPDWFRATQACAVLGLIFAVVAMISLYLKNCSSFSNKALGLLAMVSAFAAAIVIAIGVVVFAVKLADLLLPTGKTSFELGSDYLNWGWYIGIAAVLTFIKAAIFLSIGVMNTRND, from the exons atGGACAGATACAGAGGAACTCATTTTGGATTCAGAATTCCTATGATAACACTTCCTATTGGATGTTTGTTTCAGCTTATTTCTCTAGCATCACCATATTGGGTTAAGATTAAAGTTTCGAATCTTCTTCAGACTGTTGATTATCATTCAGGTCTATGGAGAGTTtgtttaacaataaacaaagaaGAATCGGAATGTTCGTCAGATATAAGCGACAGCCCAG ATTGGTTTAGGGCCACACAAGCATGTGCTGTCCTTGGACTTATTTTTGCAGTAGTTGCTATGATATCATTATACTTAAAGAACTGTTCAAGTTTTAGTAATAAGGCATTGGGCCTACTTGCTATGGTGTCGGCTTTTGCTGCAG ctatCGTGATTGCAATAGGAGTCGTTGTGTTTGCTGTTAAGCTGGCAGACCTACTGTTACCTACTGGGAAAACAAGTTTTGAATTAGGCAGTGATTATTTGAATTGGGGGTGGTATATTGGAATAGCTGCTGTCTTGACGTTCATAAAAGCGGCTATATTTCTATCTATTGGAGTAATGAACACCAGGAATGATTAG
- the LOC134705984 gene encoding uncharacterized protein LOC134705984, with protein sequence MNLINIRVVLLSAMLIAIIYNKQLQTTIGTTQQVNIIHHKEQTTWVARSIQLTSKTRKLQSLNNVNKKIQHTLIYLSFILLIRSADIELNPGPRTPKYPCQICSKAVTWKQRGVACDDCSKWYHADCMLISTPVYNALDNSNISWHCVNCGMPNFSSSLFESFIIDSTYNSFQSLSSETSISSPGPPTYSSSPKQKSKKDQQKQNKKGKNTKIVVVNFQSIKNKKEELLNMIDTSNPEIILGTETWLRPDILSSEIFPPQYSVYRKDRSDGYGGVLIAVRDIIISEELPVQSDTESLYIRVTTPDSKSIIVGCIYRPPSSDITYMEKMCNMTEEVYKENKSSILWLGGDINLPDIDWKSNSVCGNQYSTQLNNRFVDMVNNCCLDQVVTFPTRGSATLDIFLTNRPSLVNRCEPIPGIGDHDIVFIDSNAIAMHPKPTQRKNYIWKRADIEKMKSDAQELSEKFHGLYNAQSSISEMWEFIKTGLKNIQDKNVPSKMSSTRFHQPWINGTIKRITRKRKLLKKPKQQKQQKTSRDTKLSKRTHRKNVRRPIQHISTTL encoded by the coding sequence atgaacCTGATCAACATACGAGTAGTACTGCTGTCGGCTATGCTGATAGCAATTATCTACAATAAACAATTACAAACAACCATTGGTACAACGCAGCAAGTAAATATTATACATCATAAAGAACAAACAACATGGGTTGCACGTAGTATCCAGCTGACATCGAAAACTAGGAAGCTACAGTCCTTGAACaacgtaaataaaaaaatccaacacACCCTCATATAtttgagttttattttattaataagatCAGCAGATATTGAACTTAATCCTGGTCCACGTACTCCTAAATATCCTTGTCAAATATGCTCCAAAGCGGTAACATGGAAACAGAGAGGGGTGGCGTGTGATGATTGCAGTAAATGGTACCACGCAGACTGCATGTTAATATCTACACCTGTATATAACGCACTGGACAATTCCAACATTTCATGGCATTGTGTAAATTGTGGAATGCCGAATTTTTCGTCATCATTATTTGAGTCCTTTATCATCGACTCAACTTATAACTCGTTCCAATCTTTATCCAGTGAAACATCAATATCAAGCCCAGGACCACCCACATACTCATCGTCACCTAAGCAGAAAAGCAAAAAAGACCAGcagaaacaaaacaagaaaggtaaaaacacaaaaatcgtAGTTGTGAActttcaaagtattaaaaataaaaaagaagaattacTGAACATGATAGACACTTCCAATCCCGAAATTATATTAGGGACTGAAACATGGTTAAGACCAGACATATTAAGCTCTGAGATATTTCCACCACAATACTCAGTTTATAGAAAAGATCGTTCTGATGGATACGGAGGTGTATTGATAGCTGTAAGAGATATCATCATCAGCGAAGAACTACCCGTACAAAGTGACACAGAATCATTATATATTAGAGTAACAACACCTGACAGTAAATCTATCATAGTAGGATGTATCTATAGACCACCCAGTAGCGATATCACCTACATGGAAAAAATGTGCAACATGACAGAAGAAGTTTATAAAGAGAATAAATCGTCTATATTATGGCTAGGAGGAGACATAAACCTTCCTGATATTGACTGGAAATCCAATTCAGTATGCGGCAACCAATATTCTACACAACTCAATAATAGGTTCGTAGATATGGTTAATAACTGCTGCCTAGACCAAGTGGTAACATTTCCCACTAGAGGATCCGCAACACTGGATATTTTCCTCACAAACAGACCATCCTTGGTAAATAGATGCGAGCCAATTCCTGGAATAGGCGACCACGACATCGTCTTCATTGATAGTAATGCCATCGCAATGCACCCAAAACCAACACAAAGAAAAAATTACATTTGGAAGAGAGCAGACATAGAGAAAATGAAATCAGATGCACAGGAACTATCTGAAAAATTTCATGGCTTGTATAACGCTCAGAGCTCAATATCAGAGATGTGGGAGTTCATAAAAACAGGACTCAAGAACATTCAAGACAAAAACGTACCATCAAAAATGTCATCAACAAGATTCCATCAACCTTGGATAAATGGCACAATAAAACGTATTACACGAAAAAgaaagcttttaaaaaagcccaaacaacaaaaacaacaaaagacatCAAGAGatacaaaactatcaaaaaGAACTCACAGAAAGAATGTAAGAAGGCCTATTCAACATATATCCACGACATTATAA